In a genomic window of Streptomyces pristinaespiralis:
- a CDS encoding DUF6875 domain-containing protein yields MRGDETLRIYSPSEVEQDMVPPEHAGPLREVLEWSREFLVSGHPALGRSGPVCPYTQPSLRRDLFLLAVPAAGTDRAGLADAVAHLRVWYEKLAVDLDTEERELLTLLMVLPRLDRTDSAPLDALQRAAKDEFVAEGLMIGQFHPVCAEPGLWNEDFRPLRSPVPLLAVRRLLVFDLPFLVNTDLHLSHYLRQFAPGIPARMRDELVNRVVS; encoded by the coding sequence ATGAGGGGCGACGAGACGCTGAGGATCTACTCCCCCTCCGAGGTGGAGCAGGACATGGTGCCTCCGGAGCATGCCGGGCCGCTGCGGGAGGTGCTGGAGTGGAGTCGCGAGTTCCTGGTGAGCGGGCATCCGGCGCTGGGCCGCAGCGGCCCCGTGTGCCCGTACACGCAGCCGTCGCTGCGCCGTGACCTGTTCCTGCTGGCCGTGCCGGCGGCGGGGACGGACCGGGCCGGGCTCGCGGACGCGGTGGCGCATCTGCGGGTCTGGTACGAGAAGCTGGCGGTGGACCTGGACACGGAGGAGCGGGAGCTGCTCACGCTGCTGATGGTCCTGCCGCGTCTGGACCGCACGGACTCGGCGCCGCTGGACGCGCTCCAGCGGGCGGCGAAGGACGAGTTCGTCGCCGAGGGGCTGATGATCGGCCAGTTCCATCCGGTGTGCGCGGAACCGGGCCTGTGGAACGAGGACTTCCGGCCGTTGCGTTCGCCGGTGCCGCTGCTGGCGGTGCGCCGGCTGCTGGTGTTCGACCTGCCGTTCCTGGTGAACACGGACCTGCATCTGTCGCACTATCTGCGGCAGTTCGCGCCGGGCATACCGGCGCGGATGCGGGACGAGCTGGTGAACCGGGTGGTGTCCTGA